CAAAAGGGTTGTATCTATTATTTATAACTGAAATGTTTGAAAGATTCAGTTATTATGGAATGAGAGCCATTTTTATCCTATTCCTAACCAAAGCTTTGTTATATGATAAAGTACTGAGTTCTGATATTTATGGAAGTTATACTGGATTGGTATATTTAACACCATTATTAGGTGGCTATATGGCCGATAGATACTGGGGAAACAGAAAATCAATCGTTATTGGAGGTATTATGATGGCTATTGGTCAATTTTTTATGTTCTTAAGTGGCTCTTTTTATACACAAATAGAAATTGCACGTGTACTAATGGTTGGAGGTTTAGGCATGTTGATTTTTGGGAATGGCTTTTTCAAACCTAATATTTCAACAATGGTTGGTCAGCTTTACCCAAAAGGCGATAAAAGAATAGATTCTGCTTTTACCATTTTTTATATGGGAATAAATTTAGGTGCATTTTTATCTCCACTCGTTTGCGGAGGACTTGGAAATACTGGAGATCCTGCCGATTTTAAATGGGGATTCTTAGCAGCATCAATAGGAATGGTTATAAGTACTTCCATATTTGTTTGGCTCAAAAACCACTATATCGTTAGCCCAGAAGGTGAGGCTATTGGAGCTATTCCTAATGCCAATAGAAATTCAAATCAAGCAACTAAAGATAAAACAAAATCAGATTTTACCCAACAACAAGTTTTTACTTGGCTAGGTATTGAAATTGCGCTATTCGTTTTATTCTACTTTCTTGGTCAAGGTGTTATTGGCTCTTTCATATTCTCACTTTCTATTGCCGCTCCAGGTTTTATTATTTCCGATAAAAGTTTAAGTAAAGAAGAAAAGGAACGTATTTGGGTTATTTATATAGTTGCTTTCTTTGTTATTTTCTTTTGGGCAGCTTTTGAACAAGCAGGTGCATCTCTTACTTTCTTTGCCGATGAACAAACACAAAGAGAAATTGGCTTACATTTATCTAAAAGCACATTAACCATGCTATATGGCTTTATTATAGCTATATTAGGGCTAGTAGGTTTTAATGTATTCAACAAAATGAAAAATGAGCAAAAGGGTGTTAGAGAACTCATTCTTCTATTAATCGCTGCAGGAATAGGCTCATTGGTTTATCTAATAAGTGGTATTGCAAATGAAGGAATGGATATTCAAACTATCCCAGCTAGTGCTTTTCAATCGGTAAATGCTATTGCAATTGTAATATTTGCACCTATATTCTCTATTTTGTGGACAGTACTTGGTAAAAGAAACATAGAGCCTGCTTCCCCATACAAACAATCAATTGGCTTATTATTATTAGCCATAGGTTATGCCGTAATTGCGCTCGGAGTAAAAGGAATTGAGCCTTCAACTAAAGTAAACATGATGTGGTTATTAAGTCTTTACCTCATTCATACTTTTGGTGAATTATGTCTCTCTCCTATTGGTCTTTCTATGGTTAATAAATTGGCTCCTGTAAAATTTGCTTCATTATTAATGGGTGTTTGGTTTTTATCTACTGCTTCAGCAAACAAATTTGCTGGAACATTAAGTTCTTATTACCCAGAAACAATGCTTGCTGTTTCAGCGGTTCAAAATGAACAAACAGCTAAAAACTTTGTAATATGTGAGAAGCTAGATAAAAAAGAAACAATTAATGGAACAGACTTCATAAGTATTGATTTGATTAATTTAGAATCTATTAAAGACAAAGATGTAAAAGCAGAAGTTGTAAAAAACATTTTTACCAATTCTGTAATAAAAGAGAAATCTTTTTTAGGGTATAAAATAAATAGCCTTTACTCATTCTTCATGCTTTTTGTATTCATGGCAGGTATAGCTGCAATTATATTATTTTTTCTAAGCAAAAAATTATTGACTATGATGCACGGCATTTCATAATTGAAATACATTTTAATAAACAAACAAAGCCTCTTTACATAAAGAGGCTTTGTTTGTTTATAGACCCTTTAAACAGTCAGCTATTATCTTTATAAAGTAAAACTTCCATTTTATAAAGAATATTTGCATGGCTTAAATTATTTTTTAAATTCGCCCTTAACATGAACAAAAAACACCCTATAGGTCTTCCATTTCTGTTTTTTACAGAAATGTGGGAACGTTTTGGCTACTACTTAATGATTGGCATTTTTCAATTGTACTTAACAACTTCAATAGAAAATGGCGGATTAGAAATGACCCGAGGTGAAGCAGCCGATATTTACGGTACTTTTATAGCCTTTGTTTTCCTAACTCCTTTTTTGGGCGGTTTGTTAGCCGATAGGGTTTTAGGTTATAGTAAATCTATTTTCTTAGGTGGTATTTTAATGGGATTGGGTTATTTAGGCTTAGCTATTCCCGGCACTACCTACTTTTATATTGCTTTGTTTTTAATTGTATTGGGTAATGGTTTTTTTAAACCCAATATTTCAACGCTTTTAGGTAATTTATACAATGACGATAAGTATAAACATTTAAAAGACTCCGGTTATAATATATTTTATTCAGGCATCAATATAGGTGCGGCCAGTTGTACATTTATTGCAGCCTTTATGCGTAATAAGTATGGGTGGAGCTATGCTTTTGCCACTGCCGGTGTAGGAATGTTTGTAGGGCTTATTGTTTATTATATTGGTTTAAAAAACTATAAACATGCCGATGTTTTAAAACCCGCCCAAAAAGAAGATATGCCAATGGCAAAAATTTTCACTACCGTATTTTTACCGGCCATAGCAGTTGGTATAGGAGCATGGTTTATACCTGGCGATATTTTTGGCAGCAACAGCACCGATGCTTTTATTTTTGGAACTATTCCCGTAGTTATATTCTATGTTGGTTTGTACGTAAAAGCCAGTTTAACCGATAAAAAACCAATTGCTGCATTATTGGTTATTATGTTAGTTTCTGTTATGTTTTGGGCTATTTTCAAACAAAATGGAACCGCTTTAACTACTTGGGCTCAATATTATACTGACAGGGAAACACCAACGCTTGTAAAATCGACTGCGGAGAACTTATATTTGGTAGAAAAGGTTACTAATAAAGTAGACTCGGTAGAGGCCTTTAACGATAAATTTTCCATTATAAAGGAAAATGGTAAAGTAAAACGGGTTTGGGATAAAAATATTTATTTCAG
This DNA window, taken from Bacteroidota bacterium, encodes the following:
- a CDS encoding peptide MFS transporter, whose protein sequence is MSNSSTGHPKGLYLLFITEMFERFSYYGMRAIFILFLTKALLYDKVLSSDIYGSYTGLVYLTPLLGGYMADRYWGNRKSIVIGGIMMAIGQFFMFLSGSFYTQIEIARVLMVGGLGMLIFGNGFFKPNISTMVGQLYPKGDKRIDSAFTIFYMGINLGAFLSPLVCGGLGNTGDPADFKWGFLAASIGMVISTSIFVWLKNHYIVSPEGEAIGAIPNANRNSNQATKDKTKSDFTQQQVFTWLGIEIALFVLFYFLGQGVIGSFIFSLSIAAPGFIISDKSLSKEEKERIWVIYIVAFFVIFFWAAFEQAGASLTFFADEQTQREIGLHLSKSTLTMLYGFIIAILGLVGFNVFNKMKNEQKGVRELILLLIAAGIGSLVYLISGIANEGMDIQTIPASAFQSVNAIAIVIFAPIFSILWTVLGKRNIEPASPYKQSIGLLLLAIGYAVIALGVKGIEPSTKVNMMWLLSLYLIHTFGELCLSPIGLSMVNKLAPVKFASLLMGVWFLSTASANKFAGTLSSYYPETMLAVSAVQNEQTAKNFVICEKLDKKETINGTDFISIDLINLESIKDKDVKAEVVKNIFTNSVIKEKSFLGYKINSLYSFFMLFVFMAGIAAIILFFLSKKLLTMMHGIS
- a CDS encoding peptide MFS transporter, which translates into the protein MNKKHPIGLPFLFFTEMWERFGYYLMIGIFQLYLTTSIENGGLEMTRGEAADIYGTFIAFVFLTPFLGGLLADRVLGYSKSIFLGGILMGLGYLGLAIPGTTYFYIALFLIVLGNGFFKPNISTLLGNLYNDDKYKHLKDSGYNIFYSGINIGAASCTFIAAFMRNKYGWSYAFATAGVGMFVGLIVYYIGLKNYKHADVLKPAQKEDMPMAKIFTTVFLPAIAVGIGAWFIPGDIFGSNSTDAFIFGTIPVVIFYVGLYVKASLTDKKPIAALLVIMLVSVMFWAIFKQNGTALTTWAQYYTDRETPTLVKSTAENLYLVEKVTNKVDSVEAFNDKFSIIKENGKVKRVWDKNIYFRNLQPALTPAENTEIALFNTELFQSINPLWVILLTPVVVAFFAFLKKRNKEPSTASKIAIGLLISSFSTLIMVGAVYYCNNGLDKASAWWLIGCYGVVTIGELFLSPMGLSLVSKLSPKRLTALMMGGWFLSTSIGNKLSGILAKTWDIYDNKANYFLVNFMLLAFATVIMFMLLKWLNKILKEHI